The following are encoded in a window of Roseivirga misakiensis genomic DNA:
- a CDS encoding lysylphosphatidylglycerol synthase transmembrane domain-containing protein gives MDKRVKKGLKLTLQIAIAAFAVYYVIGEIDVDELKTSLLQADIGWLILAFLAFNASKILSAIRLNHFFKAIEIKLSEIYNLKLYYLGMLYNQFLPGGIGGDGYKVYLLNKLYKKPVKQLVAATLLDRISGVVALGFLGCGLGLLGTAYDALEGFGFLLWVGLILAFPAYYIMVHYVFPTYKKVSHITNIQAIGVQALQVLCAYLILKSLGVETGFIDYFTLFLLSSVLAALPISLPGGFGVRELTMTIGYQVFLLSEPASIALASLFFLITLVSSLIGTVYLKIGKTEAISDATMPKQSE, from the coding sequence TTGGACAAGCGCGTTAAGAAAGGGCTTAAACTTACGCTTCAAATTGCGATTGCCGCATTTGCCGTTTACTATGTAATTGGTGAAATAGATGTAGATGAATTAAAGACCAGTTTATTACAAGCCGATATCGGTTGGTTAATTTTGGCGTTCTTAGCGTTCAATGCTTCAAAGATTCTCAGTGCCATTAGATTAAATCATTTCTTCAAAGCCATTGAAATAAAGCTCAGTGAGATTTATAATCTGAAGCTTTATTATCTGGGGATGTTGTACAACCAATTTCTACCCGGAGGTATTGGTGGCGATGGATATAAAGTCTATTTATTGAATAAGCTTTATAAAAAGCCAGTGAAGCAATTAGTGGCTGCGACGCTTTTAGACAGAATTAGTGGGGTAGTAGCGCTCGGCTTTCTAGGCTGCGGACTCGGACTACTTGGTACTGCATATGATGCCCTAGAAGGGTTTGGCTTCTTACTTTGGGTAGGGTTAATTCTGGCTTTTCCAGCCTATTATATCATGGTTCATTATGTTTTTCCTACTTACAAGAAAGTGAGTCATATTACCAATATACAGGCGATTGGTGTACAAGCTTTACAAGTATTGTGCGCTTATCTAATCTTGAAATCACTTGGTGTGGAGACTGGGTTTATAGATTACTTTACCTTATTTCTTTTGTCTTCAGTTCTGGCGGCTTTACCCATCTCTTTGCCGGGTGGCTTTGGCGTAAGAGAATTAACAATGACCATAGGCTATCAGGTGTTTTTGCTCAGTGAACCAGCCTCTATCGCTTTAGCATCACTATTTTTCCTGATAACTTTAGTAAGCTCCCTGATCGGGACAGTCTATTTGAAGATAGGAAAGACAGAGGCTATTTCCGATGCCACCATGCCCAAGCAATCAGAATAG
- a CDS encoding glycosyltransferase family 2 protein, with protein sequence MKLSVVVTVYNEEDNVIPLCQKEYEALEGIDYELILVDDGSTDKTVENAKSIANERTKVLIFNKNYGQSTAMSAGIAEASGEYIVTMDGDLQNDPADIPKMMEKLETSGMDVVAGVRANRKDGFVLRKFPSKIANWIIRNTTDVRLTDYGCSLRIYKSDIAKNLGLYGELHRFIPVLAKLQGAKMTEVDVNHHARIHGESKYGINRTFKVMADLILMIFFQKYFRRPMHLFGGLGIITFALGFMIDLYLVIYKFVTGADIWGRPLLLLGSIMILAGIQFITVGIIAELMMRTYFESQNKTVYRLKETYIGQAR encoded by the coding sequence ATGAAGCTATCGGTTGTAGTTACCGTTTACAACGAGGAAGATAACGTAATTCCACTTTGCCAAAAGGAATATGAGGCACTTGAAGGAATAGATTACGAGTTAATATTGGTAGACGATGGATCGACAGATAAAACTGTAGAAAACGCCAAGTCGATCGCCAACGAGCGTACAAAAGTGCTCATCTTCAATAAGAATTATGGACAAAGTACAGCCATGTCGGCAGGAATAGCCGAGGCAAGTGGTGAGTACATAGTGACCATGGATGGTGACCTCCAAAATGACCCAGCTGATATTCCTAAAATGATGGAGAAGCTGGAAACCTCTGGAATGGATGTAGTGGCTGGCGTGAGAGCCAATCGAAAAGATGGTTTCGTGCTTCGCAAATTCCCTAGTAAAATCGCCAACTGGATCATAAGAAATACCACCGATGTAAGGCTGACGGATTATGGCTGCTCTTTAAGAATTTATAAAAGTGATATAGCCAAGAATTTAGGCCTCTATGGCGAATTACATCGATTTATCCCTGTTTTAGCCAAACTACAAGGTGCTAAAATGACAGAGGTAGATGTAAATCACCATGCACGAATCCATGGCGAATCTAAATACGGTATCAATAGAACCTTTAAGGTTATGGCTGACCTTATTCTGATGATTTTCTTTCAGAAATACTTCAGAAGACCGATGCACCTATTTGGTGGGCTAGGGATTATCACTTTCGCCTTGGGCTTTATGATCGATTTATACCTGGTGATATACAAATTTGTCACAGGTGCGGATATTTGGGGTAGACCACTATTGCTCCTTGGTAGTATCATGATCTTAGCCGGAATTCAGTTCATTACGGTCGGCATTATCGCTGAACTTATGATGAGAACGTACTTTGAATCTCAGAATAAGACAGTCTATCGTCTGAAAGAAACCTACATTGGACAAGCGCGTTAA
- a CDS encoding ArnT family glycosyltransferase yields MSKHLPLAITIALAIAVSYANIGGLDVYALDEAKNAEAARAMYASGEYVVPYYNGELRTDKPSLHYYFMSAGYSLFGVNAFGARFFSSLMGVLTILITFLFVRKNFNEKAAINASLVLIASLHFNFQFHMSVPDPYLVFFITWAFFSFFEAYKTNSKWQLLSYYFAIGCGLLTKGPIAVALPGAAALLFLIFNKDLKWKTIWRLQPFGGIVLSVLVAAPWYYQVHKATDGLWTEDFFFKHNISRYSEAMEGHEGLFVITLAYVFVLGMLTYLPFVFQSLKHTWRNRQNEALLYCGLAVAFIVIFFASSSTKLPNYTVPAYPVLAVLVGVYVSRLDNSWLKSLGNRIGLISYCVLLIGFPVGIYFGIAQDKTIFSLTDLSYYFALLSVAGILILYFAFAKKDILSVIRVNTAAWLVMTILFFSVIFPQVDAQNPVRKLIPELDRSAHFISYQRVNAAFIFELERVVPRYVNVEDIESAMRQYEKGYVISRTSYQEELSQIPGLMYQSEARDMFENPTTLIMRWDRTQ; encoded by the coding sequence ATGAGTAAGCATCTTCCCCTAGCCATAACCATAGCCCTAGCTATCGCTGTTTCCTACGCCAATATTGGTGGGCTGGATGTTTATGCATTAGACGAAGCAAAAAATGCAGAAGCGGCGCGTGCTATGTACGCTTCGGGAGAATATGTAGTGCCCTATTATAACGGTGAGTTACGTACTGACAAGCCATCGCTCCACTATTACTTTATGTCGGCTGGCTATAGTTTGTTTGGGGTAAATGCCTTTGGTGCTCGATTCTTTTCTTCGCTAATGGGCGTTTTGACCATTCTAATTACGTTTCTGTTTGTTCGTAAAAACTTTAATGAAAAAGCAGCTATCAACGCCAGTTTGGTGCTCATTGCCTCGCTTCATTTCAATTTTCAATTTCATATGTCCGTACCCGATCCTTATCTGGTCTTCTTTATTACATGGGCATTTTTCTCTTTTTTCGAAGCTTATAAAACCAACAGCAAATGGCAGTTACTATCCTATTATTTCGCCATAGGCTGTGGACTTTTGACCAAAGGACCGATTGCAGTCGCGTTGCCCGGTGCTGCGGCTTTACTCTTCCTGATTTTCAATAAGGATTTAAAATGGAAAACGATTTGGAGGCTTCAACCTTTTGGCGGGATCGTGCTGTCTGTATTAGTAGCGGCTCCTTGGTACTACCAAGTGCACAAAGCGACTGATGGTCTTTGGACAGAGGACTTCTTTTTTAAGCATAATATCTCCCGCTATTCAGAAGCCATGGAAGGCCATGAGGGACTTTTTGTAATCACTTTGGCCTATGTTTTTGTACTCGGCATGTTGACTTATCTGCCATTCGTATTTCAATCATTAAAGCATACTTGGCGAAACAGACAAAACGAGGCTTTACTGTATTGCGGATTGGCTGTAGCATTTATCGTTATCTTTTTTGCTTCATCCAGCACTAAACTTCCCAACTACACAGTGCCGGCATATCCTGTTTTAGCGGTTTTAGTCGGTGTTTATGTTAGCCGGTTGGATAATAGTTGGTTAAAATCTTTAGGTAATCGGATTGGCCTAATTAGCTATTGTGTACTGCTGATCGGTTTTCCTGTAGGTATTTACTTCGGGATAGCGCAAGACAAAACCATTTTTAGCCTAACCGACCTTAGTTACTACTTCGCCTTGCTTTCTGTAGCAGGTATCTTGATTTTGTATTTCGCTTTTGCCAAAAAAGATATCCTTTCAGTGATAAGAGTCAATACTGCTGCATGGCTTGTCATGACCATTTTATTCTTCTCTGTAATTTTCCCTCAGGTAGATGCACAGAATCCTGTTCGTAAGTTAATCCCTGAACTTGATCGAAGTGCGCATTTCATTTCATATCAGCGTGTAAATGCAGCTTTTATTTTCGAGTTAGAACGAGTAGTTCCTCGCTATGTAAACGTCGAGGATATTGAATCAGCCATGCGCCAATATGAAAAAGGATATGTGATTTCAAGAACGAGTTATCAGGAAGAATTATCTCAAATTCCTGGGCTTATGTACCAATCAGAGGCTAGAGACATGTTTGAGAATCCTACGACTTTGATTATGCGCTGGGATCGAACTCAATGA
- a CDS encoding phosphatase PAP2 family protein has product MNSDPIFGAKVNWLTTIYFVVFGVILVLTSHGDIVLWFNDRHSPVLDTFFKYWTYLGDGALLGVLGLVLLLTNYYRLLMFLIAVALQTVFVHIFKQWLSAGEPRPKTFFADQIDTLNFVEGVTVRGYDSFPSGHTASGFTLFFFLVLLVKNVALRITLFFTAVLVGLSRVYLLQHFARDIYVGSLFGVLSVLLAYRFFYKQSQNEKLQKGLIKS; this is encoded by the coding sequence ATGAATTCAGATCCAATATTCGGCGCTAAAGTGAATTGGCTTACAACGATCTATTTTGTTGTATTTGGGGTGATATTGGTACTCACCAGCCACGGAGATATCGTTTTGTGGTTCAATGATCGGCACTCACCAGTTTTAGATACATTCTTTAAGTATTGGACATACCTTGGTGATGGTGCTTTATTGGGCGTATTGGGCCTTGTTTTGCTTTTGACAAACTACTACCGATTGCTAATGTTCTTAATTGCAGTAGCGCTACAGACTGTATTTGTCCATATTTTTAAACAGTGGTTATCGGCTGGAGAGCCAAGACCAAAAACCTTCTTTGCGGATCAAATTGATACATTAAATTTTGTGGAAGGGGTGACTGTCAGAGGCTATGATAGCTTCCCATCTGGCCATACAGCTTCAGGTTTTACCTTATTCTTCTTTCTAGTACTACTGGTTAAAAATGTAGCTTTAAGAATAACCCTCTTTTTTACGGCTGTACTAGTTGGACTATCAAGAGTATACTTGCTACAGCATTTTGCAAGAGATATCTACGTAGGTAGTCTTTTTGGGGTGTTGTCCGTTTTACTGGCTTACAGATTTTTTTACAAACAATCGCAGAACGAAAAGCTCCAAAAAGGATTGATAAAATCTTAA
- the trmB gene encoding tRNA (guanosine(46)-N7)-methyltransferase TrmB codes for MPRGKKKRFQENKELPNIIQEGSDNFNHVKGQWAQHYFKNDYPITVEMGCGKGEYTVGLARYFKERNFVGVDIKGDRLWVGSKLSVKEKLENVAFLRTLIHHINDFFETDEVDNIWITFPDPRPRDRDEKRRLTSPRFLEHYKDILKPNGQVFFKTDNTGLFEYTLEVLKERTDILDLAYTFDLYQSEYLDDHYGIKTNFEQKYLDLGEPIKYLKFRFKP; via the coding sequence ATGCCAAGAGGTAAGAAAAAGCGTTTTCAAGAGAATAAAGAACTACCTAATATCATTCAAGAAGGTAGCGATAACTTCAATCATGTAAAGGGACAGTGGGCGCAGCACTACTTTAAAAATGACTACCCCATTACGGTAGAAATGGGGTGTGGCAAGGGTGAGTATACAGTGGGCTTAGCCAGATATTTTAAAGAGAGGAACTTTGTTGGTGTCGATATTAAGGGAGATAGACTTTGGGTAGGTAGTAAACTCTCAGTAAAAGAGAAGCTAGAAAATGTCGCGTTTTTAAGGACTTTGATTCATCATATTAATGACTTTTTTGAAACTGATGAAGTCGATAATATCTGGATTACTTTCCCTGATCCGCGCCCAAGAGACAGAGATGAAAAGAGGCGTTTAACTTCACCTCGATTTTTAGAACACTACAAAGACATATTAAAACCTAACGGTCAGGTTTTCTTTAAAACTGATAATACGGGCTTATTCGAATACACCTTAGAAGTTTTAAAGGAAAGAACCGATATTCTCGATTTGGCCTATACTTTTGATTTGTATCAATCGGAATATCTAGATGATCACTACGGAATTAAGACGAATTTCGAGCAGAAATACCTTGATTTGGGAGAACCAATTAAATACTTGAAATTCAGATTTAAACCATGA
- a CDS encoding bifunctional folylpolyglutamate synthase/dihydrofolate synthase, with amino-acid sequence MNYKETQEFLFSALPMYQRIGKEAFKKDLSNTLALCKALGNPHLKFKSVHVAGTNGKGSSAHMLSAVLQQAGFKVGLYTSPHLKSFTERIRINGKAIPEEGVVDFVQQNKAAIDRIQPSFFEITVVMAFDYFAREEVDIAVIEVGLGGRLDSTNVITPEVSLITNIGFDHMEMLGDTLPKIAGEKAGIIKPEVPVVIGEKQTETSPVFEQKAKEINSKLWYGDHHQKLPQTDLMGDYQKNNIPGVLKTVEVLRELGWKVRGEDITVGLNQVVSLTGLKGRWQTLSKYPLTICDTGHNKEGFQQVLDQIARLKKPQVYMVLGFVNDKNIKDLMALIPNEYQLTFCQANIPRAMPLDRIKEIALDLQIQADYVSDVNEAIDKVRVNAKPDDLVFVGGSTFVVAEIEGL; translated from the coding sequence ATGAATTACAAGGAGACTCAAGAGTTTCTATTTAGTGCATTACCGATGTACCAGCGCATTGGAAAAGAGGCGTTTAAAAAGGACCTATCCAACACTTTGGCGTTATGCAAAGCCCTTGGTAATCCGCACTTAAAATTCAAAAGCGTTCATGTTGCAGGTACAAATGGCAAAGGAAGCTCTGCACATATGCTTTCTGCTGTTTTGCAACAAGCGGGATTCAAAGTAGGACTCTATACTTCTCCACATCTCAAAAGTTTTACTGAACGCATTAGAATCAATGGTAAAGCCATTCCAGAAGAAGGTGTGGTAGATTTTGTCCAACAAAATAAAGCGGCTATCGATCGGATTCAGCCATCATTTTTTGAAATAACCGTTGTGATGGCATTTGATTATTTCGCCCGAGAAGAAGTAGATATTGCGGTTATAGAAGTAGGTCTTGGCGGAAGACTTGACTCGACCAATGTAATCACGCCTGAAGTTTCTTTGATCACCAATATTGGGTTTGATCATATGGAAATGTTGGGAGATACCTTGCCAAAGATTGCGGGCGAAAAAGCTGGTATTATAAAACCAGAAGTCCCTGTTGTTATCGGCGAAAAACAAACCGAAACCAGCCCAGTTTTCGAACAGAAAGCAAAAGAGATAAATTCAAAGCTGTGGTATGGCGATCACCATCAAAAGTTACCACAAACTGATCTGATGGGGGACTATCAGAAAAACAACATTCCTGGGGTACTGAAAACCGTTGAAGTTTTGAGGGAATTGGGATGGAAAGTGAGGGGTGAAGATATCACGGTCGGACTAAACCAAGTAGTAAGTCTAACTGGACTAAAAGGTCGATGGCAAACACTTAGCAAATACCCTTTAACTATCTGTGATACAGGGCATAATAAAGAAGGGTTTCAGCAAGTACTTGATCAGATTGCGAGACTTAAAAAACCACAGGTTTACATGGTTTTAGGTTTTGTGAACGATAAGAACATCAAGGATTTGATGGCATTAATTCCAAACGAGTATCAATTAACATTCTGCCAAGCGAATATCCCGAGAGCTATGCCCCTTGATCGGATTAAGGAAATCGCACTCGATCTTCAGATTCAGGCGGATTATGTGAGCGATGTAAATGAGGCTATCGATAAAGTGCGGGTGAATGCTAAACCGGATGACTTAGTTTTTGTGGGAGGTAGTACATTTGTGGTGGCCGAAATAGAAGGATTGTAA
- a CDS encoding DUF2130 domain-containing protein has protein sequence MANQTNINCPNCGTTIDVQDILAHQLEDKYKEQFRQQLQAEKNKFASEFETLNKEKAAFEEKKKQENELFKERLEKQLREERRGIEEKLKIKIAEEQSDQFQTLQKELNEKSEQIKELNRTKAEIEKLKREKGELKEAAEAEAQKRLNETLQGEKEKIRKAEEERNELRFKEMQKQLEDQKRLTEEMKRKQEQGSMQLQGEVQELAIEEWLANQFPLDSIQEIKKGARGGDCIQVVNTRSAQNCGTIYYESKRTKDFQPSWIEKFKADIREKGADIGVLVTEVMPSDMDRMGLKDGIWICNYDEFKGLCAVLRDQIIQVNVAVGSQENKGDKMHMLYDFLTSSTFRMQVEAIVEGFTSMKNALDSEKRAMARIWKEREKQIDKVVTNTIDMYGSVKGIAGNAVQSVKSLELDEGDYPEEIS, from the coding sequence ATGGCGAATCAAACCAACATAAACTGCCCTAATTGTGGAACAACTATAGATGTTCAAGATATTCTTGCGCACCAGTTAGAAGATAAGTATAAGGAGCAGTTCAGGCAGCAATTACAAGCTGAGAAAAACAAGTTTGCAAGTGAATTTGAGACGCTGAACAAGGAAAAAGCTGCTTTCGAAGAAAAGAAGAAGCAAGAAAACGAACTGTTCAAAGAACGTTTGGAGAAACAATTGCGCGAAGAGCGAAGAGGCATTGAAGAGAAATTGAAGATTAAAATTGCTGAAGAGCAGTCTGATCAGTTTCAGACCTTACAGAAAGAGCTCAATGAGAAGTCGGAGCAAATCAAAGAATTAAACAGAACTAAGGCTGAAATTGAAAAGCTCAAAAGAGAAAAAGGTGAGCTAAAAGAGGCGGCTGAGGCAGAAGCCCAAAAAAGGCTTAATGAAACGCTTCAGGGAGAAAAGGAGAAAATCAGAAAAGCGGAAGAAGAACGAAATGAGCTTCGATTTAAGGAAATGCAGAAGCAATTGGAAGATCAAAAACGCCTGACTGAAGAGATGAAGCGCAAGCAAGAGCAGGGTTCTATGCAGCTGCAAGGAGAGGTTCAGGAATTAGCGATCGAGGAGTGGTTGGCCAATCAATTTCCGTTAGACAGTATTCAAGAAATAAAGAAAGGTGCCCGAGGCGGCGATTGTATTCAAGTAGTGAATACACGAAGCGCTCAAAACTGTGGTACAATTTACTATGAAAGTAAGCGTACAAAAGACTTTCAACCAAGTTGGATTGAAAAGTTCAAAGCCGATATAAGAGAAAAGGGAGCTGACATTGGCGTGCTAGTCACGGAGGTAATGCCATCAGATATGGATAGAATGGGGCTCAAAGATGGCATATGGATTTGTAACTATGATGAGTTCAAAGGGCTTTGTGCTGTCCTAAGAGATCAAATAATACAGGTTAATGTTGCTGTTGGTTCTCAAGAAAATAAAGGCGATAAAATGCATATGCTCTACGATTTCCTGACGAGTAGTACGTTTAGAATGCAAGTTGAAGCCATTGTGGAAGGCTTTACCTCTATGAAAAATGCGCTAGACAGTGAAAAGAGAGCGATGGCGCGAATCTGGAAAGAGCGAGAGAAACAGATCGATAAAGTCGTAACCAATACGATCGATATGTATGGATCTGTAAAGGGAATTGCTGGAAATGCAGTTCAGTCAGTGAAATCCTTGGAGCTCGACGAAGGAGATTATCCTGAGGAAATATCCTAA
- a CDS encoding head GIN domain-containing protein: MKLKNLIYLLAICLLASSCDEVNINASGPIITEDRTVATFTSINSSLPGNIIVSQGQDQQLSIVTHSNVLDHIESKVVNGVLELEIKGSIRNLDQLDIYITAPDFEEFRLSGAAKLNTESCLELDDLEVHLSGATSTNLCGLLENLTLHLSGASSFRGYDLMAQDVNVYISGAGEARVMANELLDVNISGAAKVRYKGNPEIRSDISGAGSLVNDN; this comes from the coding sequence ATGAAACTCAAAAATCTAATTTACTTGTTAGCGATCTGTTTACTCGCTAGTAGCTGCGATGAAGTCAATATCAATGCCAGTGGACCTATTATTACTGAAGATCGTACTGTTGCCACATTTACTTCAATTAACTCATCGTTGCCTGGAAATATTATCGTTTCCCAAGGCCAGGATCAGCAACTTTCAATTGTTACCCATAGTAATGTTCTGGACCACATAGAATCGAAGGTTGTCAACGGTGTTTTGGAGTTAGAAATTAAAGGTAGTATTCGTAACCTCGATCAACTCGATATATATATTACGGCTCCAGATTTCGAGGAATTTCGCTTGAGTGGTGCTGCTAAACTCAATACTGAATCATGTCTTGAACTTGACGACTTGGAAGTACATTTAAGCGGTGCGACCTCTACAAATTTGTGTGGACTATTAGAAAACCTAACCCTGCACCTTTCTGGTGCAAGTAGTTTTAGGGGGTATGACTTAATGGCTCAGGATGTTAATGTATATATATCTGGAGCAGGTGAAGCGCGAGTAATGGCCAACGAGTTGCTGGATGTAAATATCTCAGGAGCTGCAAAAGTCAGATATAAAGGCAATCCAGAAATCAGGTCTGATATTTCTGGTGCTGGTTCTCTAGTAAATGATAACTAA
- a CDS encoding ExbD/TolR family protein, whose product MDIKSKHKVDSAFSMSSMTDIVFLLLIFFMLTSSFITPSGLVVNLPSAASSSIVLQKNSLTITADLKYRLNQKDITPESFESELARLVNGEEGTLSLNIDQAVPVGHMARVGGIAAKLKQKTILVTKPE is encoded by the coding sequence ATGGATATTAAATCAAAACATAAAGTAGATTCTGCATTTAGTATGTCATCCATGACGGATATCGTATTTCTTTTGCTGATATTTTTTATGCTGACTTCATCATTCATTACACCATCGGGTCTTGTGGTTAACTTGCCTTCAGCTGCTTCTTCATCTATCGTTTTACAAAAGAATAGTTTGACGATTACGGCAGATTTAAAGTATAGATTGAATCAAAAAGACATCACACCAGAGAGCTTCGAGTCGGAGTTAGCCCGTTTAGTAAATGGGGAAGAAGGTACTCTAAGTCTAAACATTGATCAGGCAGTACCCGTAGGACATATGGCAAGGGTTGGTGGAATTGCCGCTAAACTAAAGCAGAAGACCATATTGGTAACAAAACCTGAATAG
- a CDS encoding MotA/TolQ/ExbB proton channel family protein, which produces MVILQQLNGADTTGVAADGEGTLFFFELILKGGFWLIPILALSIVAIYIFFERLRNLNRAAKTPFEFMDKIKDLVGNGDVNGAKLLCSQTDSPIAKMIEKGIHRIGSPLKTIEASIENVGKIEVYKLEKNLSLLATTAGAAPMIGFLGTVSGMIQAFISIAQEEGSVSPKLLSTGIYEAMITTAAGLVVGIIAYLGYNYLVSKVQKAIHYMEYTSIDFIDLLQEPQ; this is translated from the coding sequence ATGGTGATTTTACAACAACTAAATGGTGCTGACACCACAGGAGTGGCAGCAGATGGAGAAGGAACATTGTTTTTCTTTGAGCTAATTCTCAAAGGAGGATTTTGGTTAATTCCAATCTTAGCACTCTCAATAGTAGCGATTTATATCTTTTTCGAAAGACTAAGAAACCTAAACAGAGCCGCTAAAACTCCTTTTGAATTCATGGATAAAATCAAGGATTTAGTCGGTAATGGAGATGTTAACGGAGCAAAACTTTTGTGCTCTCAAACAGATTCACCGATCGCTAAGATGATTGAGAAAGGAATCCACCGAATTGGAAGTCCACTCAAGACAATAGAAGCCTCCATAGAAAACGTCGGTAAAATCGAGGTTTATAAATTAGAAAAGAACCTTTCATTATTAGCAACTACAGCTGGTGCTGCACCAATGATAGGTTTCCTTGGAACTGTATCTGGTATGATTCAGGCATTCATATCCATTGCGCAAGAAGAAGGCTCAGTAAGCCCTAAACTCTTGTCTACAGGTATTTATGAGGCTATGATCACGACAGCCGCAGGATTGGTCGTTGGAATTATTGCTTACTTAGGCTACAACTACTTAGTATCTAAAGTGCAGAAGGCTATCCATTACATGGAATATACTTCGATCGATTTTATTGATTTACTTCAAGAGCCACAATAA
- a CDS encoding TonB-dependent receptor has product MKRSLSILLLFSLVAVQGFAQGTGRLEEEAEIVIRKDRKIVLPPAIRNFEKIPQLPVSGTTTKQSYLFKKFNYSLNPLEPFFQTANYRSSKPATDFTSNYVKAGYGNFGTPYFEGYLGSPKSEDYVFNLYVRHLSSRRGPVFDENSGNGKTEASVGGKFFNGLNTISGSLNYTQQKVHFFGYNPVLDLSSDAIEQKFSRFSANVAVEKTERDQDLNYSFETDWVFFRDDLEAKENKFNFDVTADYKLSENIKVSMKALAILSKRQDEAIDVNRNFLNLQPRITYAGNGFSLAGGINFAGDNDSGNGMSVYPVVEGSFSVNTGLRVYAGYEGTVTMNTLESSIAQNPFLQAAFDLRNTEKESDIYGGVELDLSKGLRLNAGASLASLNNLQLITNAASDSSRFEILYDQGPTDRLNIFSEINYEQEGQVRSSLRFDFYNYELTSTSPNLAEAWHLPTFKTAFHNTFFPLENLSVTADVYYLGGLKALNGETGEAFDLDDILDLNLGGRYQLNQQFGVFLKLNNLFGTNYQRYLNYPSRGIQFLGGISVSF; this is encoded by the coding sequence ATGAAAAGGTCATTATCAATACTATTACTTTTTTCCCTTGTGGCTGTTCAAGGTTTTGCACAGGGAACAGGTAGACTAGAGGAAGAAGCGGAAATTGTTATTCGAAAGGATAGAAAAATAGTTCTTCCGCCTGCGATTAGAAACTTTGAAAAAATACCTCAACTACCCGTTAGTGGCACGACTACTAAGCAGAGCTATCTTTTTAAGAAGTTCAATTATAGTTTAAACCCTTTGGAGCCTTTCTTCCAAACAGCGAACTACCGATCTAGCAAACCAGCGACAGATTTTACGTCCAACTACGTGAAAGCTGGTTATGGGAACTTTGGAACACCTTATTTCGAAGGCTATTTAGGCTCGCCTAAGAGCGAAGACTACGTTTTCAACCTTTATGTAAGGCATTTATCTTCGAGGCGCGGCCCTGTGTTCGATGAGAATTCGGGTAATGGGAAAACAGAAGCTTCGGTTGGCGGTAAATTTTTCAATGGTTTAAATACTATTTCGGGAAGCTTGAATTATACGCAGCAAAAGGTTCACTTTTTCGGATATAACCCTGTCTTAGACCTTAGCAGTGATGCAATCGAACAAAAGTTCAGTCGCTTTTCGGCAAATGTGGCGGTAGAAAAGACAGAAAGAGATCAGGACTTGAACTATAGCTTCGAGACTGATTGGGTGTTTTTTAGAGATGATCTAGAGGCGAAAGAGAATAAATTCAACTTTGATGTTACCGCTGATTACAAATTATCAGAAAATATAAAGGTTTCTATGAAGGCATTAGCCATTCTATCGAAACGGCAAGATGAAGCGATTGATGTGAATCGTAATTTCCTGAATTTACAACCTAGAATCACTTATGCTGGCAATGGATTTTCTCTAGCTGGAGGGATTAATTTTGCTGGTGACAATGATTCTGGAAATGGTATGTCGGTTTATCCGGTAGTTGAAGGAAGTTTTAGTGTAAATACTGGATTAAGAGTCTACGCAGGTTATGAGGGAACGGTGACTATGAATACACTAGAATCTTCCATAGCACAGAATCCTTTCTTACAAGCAGCTTTCGACTTAAGGAATACTGAGAAGGAGAGCGATATTTACGGTGGTGTAGAACTAGACCTTTCAAAAGGTTTAAGGCTGAACGCAGGAGCCTCATTAGCGTCATTGAATAATCTCCAGCTCATTACAAATGCTGCCTCTGACTCGTCTAGGTTTGAGATTCTTTATGATCAAGGACCAACGGATAGGTTAAACATATTTTCAGAGATCAATTATGAGCAAGAAGGGCAAGTTCGATCTTCGTTACGTTTTGATTTCTATAATTATGAATTGACATCTACCTCACCGAATTTGGCCGAAGCGTGGCACTTACCCACTTTCAAAACAGCCTTTCATAATACGTTCTTCCCGCTAGAGAATTTGTCAGTCACGGCCGATGTATACTATTTGGGTGGGCTAAAAGCTTTAAATGGAGAAACAGGCGAGGCCTTTGATTTGGATGATATTCTAGACTTAAATTTGGGCGGCCGATATCAACTAAATCAACAATTTGGTGTATTTTTGAAACTAAATAACCTATTCGGCACTAACTACCAACGATACCTGAATTACCCATCACGCGGTATTCAATTTTTAGGCGGTATATCCGTTTCATTCTAG